One stretch of Oncorhynchus gorbuscha isolate QuinsamMale2020 ecotype Even-year linkage group LG21, OgorEven_v1.0, whole genome shotgun sequence DNA includes these proteins:
- the LOC124008711 gene encoding trichohyalin-like isoform X1 — MEQSEANGLSPDLSNGAIIHSPIGTCTKPDRQRQRDEEEEEDVELAEEVLELGEEVGEDMEDIGMAGAADHFEVTMQASGSGGKEGEEGERGIEEEVGLQENREGDKGDGELTVAVVVFEEEQEKSVEAVEEGKFAEREESAGVDKKREIEEREPPHHPPSPSLPETESINDEVETKDEDTSAEAEKVQIVLPIDETEKTEDSVGLTTTEPPVPSTNDEVESKEELCNESGGQDAEMPISQVTNDDGIVRVSDESGTQVTEDCQTVSTSDEVRGTRQEEGQEEEPKHQPANDNEGESEESNNKLAQNLQVSQEERDENQQGSEKSTEKKEEEVKSHVTEEQGETTKAVVSKKEEGHQATEHQPPLFVTKEFIELGVVKSQATRAQQPQDVVTPPVEVEGGSKSKAQLLIQPNESQEGEDGSKDEGGLQQTEQQLQVEEGDSDRAVERGGGEREEPGQVGDNAVLGMDTEGSKVDGEQKKKDNVDIAEEERRDGSMEEQTEKALEPDYAAREEGEEREDKVVAQPQVQILKGSAGATQEDDDKDLEHVEEAFELEEEGDMEKEQPGEVILDEPRAAEVGGAEEMDNPVPVSEIGTGGAEGGGELEEQPVTNIDDNLNSQSEGAIEMAEEPEDLIEDESKSPLEGCSERVEQPGPATKDEPVKFGNEYTAKERRKEKKEEVELGVKGHKARIENGFPGTEEVKRQLLNEMLLSPTRLRQGEIKEEVTVKRVRVTPRRGSNDWNKKTAPEEVQTRRGSNDWNKKAAPEEAQTRRGSNDWNKKAAPEEAQTRRGSNDWNKKGAPEEAQTRRGSNDWNKKAAPEEAQTRRGSNDWNKKAAPEEAQTRRGSNDWNKKTAPEEAQTRRGSNDWNKKEAPEEAQTRRGSNDWNKKTAPEEAQTRRGSNDWNKKGAPEEAQTRRGSNDWNKKAAPEEAQTRRGSNDWNKKAAPEEAQTRRGSNDWNKKMAPEEAQTRRGSNDWNKKGAPEEAQTRRGSNDWNKKAAPEEAQPPWRREDWAKKEAPEEVQTRRRSDDWIKKAPEEAQTPGRREDWIKKLSPEEAQTRRRSDDWIKKEASEEAQTPGWREDWIKKLSPEEVQTPGRREDWIKELKSVLKEEVLSPKRREEQVKKKKKKVVVMDEVPTFMHQRIEVKKEKETQGEEKTPKKSVMLQSPTPHGEDSDSSDPQEYEISLYVKAGSDGESIGNCPFSQRLFMILWLKGVIFNVTTVDLKRKPADLQDLAPGTNPPFVTFNGEVKVDVNKIEEFLEEKLTPPRYPKLATKHPESNTAGIDVFSKFSAYIKNPRKDTNDGLEKALLKSLRRLDEFLRTPLPEEIDANSTEDPQESTRCFLDGPDLTLADCNLLPKLHIIKVVARKYRGFEIPVEMAGVWRYLNHAYKREEFTNTCPVECEIEFAYIDVAKRIK, encoded by the exons ATGGAACAGTCTGAAGCTAATGGCCTAAGCCCGGACCTCTCTAATGGAGCCATCATCCACAGCCCTATAGGAACCTGTACCAAgccggacagacagagacaacgagatgaagaggaggaggaggatgtagaaCTAGCAGAGGAAGTGTTAGAACTGGGGGAGGAGGTGGGCGAGGACATGGAGGACATTGGGATGGCAGGTGCAGCTGATCATTTCGAAGTGACAATGCAAGCTAGCGGGagcggaggaaaggagggagaggagggggagagggggattgaAGAGGAGGTTGGTTTACAggaaaatagagagggagataaaggggATGGGGAGCTGACAGTGGCAGTTGTTGTATTTGAAGAGGAGCAGGAGAAATCTGTAGAGGCTGTTGAAGAAGGGAAGTTCGCTGAGAGAGAGGAGTCGGCAGGGGTGGAcaaaaagagagaaatagaggagagagaacctcCTCACCACCCACCATCCCCTAGTTTACCTGAAACTGAGTCCATTAATGATGAGGTAGAGACAAAAGATGAGGACACATCTGCAGAGGCAGAAAAGGTACAAATCGTTTTGCCTATTgatgagacagagaagacagaggacagtgtcGGTTTGACGACAACAGAACCGCCAGTCCCGTCAACTAATGATGAGGTGGAGAGTAAAGAAGAGCTATGTAATGAGAGTGGTGGTCAGGATGCAGAGATGCCCATCAGCCAGGTGACCAATGATGATGGCATAGTAAGAGTGAGTGATGAAAGCGGGACTCAAGTGACTGAGGACTGTCAAACTGTATCCACTAGTGATGAGGTCAGAGGGACACGGcaggaggaaggacaggaagaggagcctAAACATCAGCCAGCAAatgacaatgaaggagagagtgaggaaagtAACAATAAATTGGCACAAAATCTACAGGTTTcacaagaagagagggatgagaaccAGCAGGGAAGTGAGAAGAGTACAGAGAAAAAAGAGGAGGAGGTTAAAAGCCATGTtacagaggaacagggagagacaacTAAAGCAGTTGTATCGAAAAAAGAGGAGGGGCATCAAGCGACAGAGCACCAGCCCCCGTTGTTCGTTACCAAGGAGTTCATAGAGCTTGGAGTCGTCAAGAGTCAGGCAACCAGGGCTCAACAGCCACAGGATGTTGTCACTCCACCTgttgaggtagagggagggagcaagagcAAGGCACAGCTACTGATACAGCCCAATGAGAGTCAGGAGGGTGAGGATGGCTCTAAAGATGAGGGAGGTTTacaacagacagaacagcagctACAGGTGGAAGAGGGTGACAGTGATAGGGCagtggagagaggtggtggggagAGGGAAGAACCGGGACAGGTTGGGGATAATGCGGTGTTGGGGATGGACACAGAAGGCAGCAAAGTAGATGGGGAGCAAAAGAAGAAGGATAATGTAGAcatagcagaggaagagagaagagatggcagTATGGAGGAACAGACGGAAAAGGCTTTAGAGCCTGATTATGCTgccagagaagagggggaagagagagaagacaaagttGTAGCTCAGCCACAGGTACAGATACTCAAGGGTTCAGCAGGAGCTACACAGGAGGACGACGACAAGGATTTAGAGCATGTTGAGGAGGCTTTCGAGCTTGAGGAGGaaggagacatggagaaagaaCAGCCAGGAGAGGTCATTCTGGATGAGCCCAGAGCTGcagaggtgggaggggctgaagAGATGGATAATCCAGTCCCGGTCTCAGAGATAGGGacgggaggagcagagggagggggtgagtTGGAGGAACAGCCAGTGACAAACATTGACGATAATCTAAACTCACAGTCAGAGGGAGCGATTGAGATGGCGGAAGAGCCAGAAGATCTCATTGAGGATGAGTCTAAATCTCCATTAGAGGGATGCAGCGAGAGAGTAGAACAGCCAGGGCCTGCCACTAAGGATGAGCCAGTAAAGTTTGGGAATGAATACACAgcgaaggaaagaaggaaagagaagaaagaagaggTGGAGCTAGGGGTCAAAGGTCACAAAGCCAGGATAGAGAATGGGTTCCCTGGAACAGAGGAGGTGAAACGACAACTGCTGAATGAGATGCTGCTATCTCCCACAAGGCTGAGACAAGGAGAAATTAAAGAGGAGGTGACAGTAAAAAGAGTTAGGGTGACACCCCGCAGAGGGAGCAACGACTGGAACAAGAAGACGGCCCCAGAGGAGGTACAGACCCGCAGAGGGAGCAACGACTGGAACAAGAAGGCGGCCCCAGAGGAGGCGCAGACCCGCAGAGGGAGCAACGACTGGAACAAGAAGGCGGCCCCAGAGGAGGCACAGACCCGCAGAGGGAGCAACGACTGGAACAAGAAGGGGGCCCCAGAGGAGGCGCAGACCCGCAGAGGGAGCAACGACTGGAACAAGAAGGCAGCCCCAGAGGAGGCGCAGACCCGCAGAGGGAGCAACGACTGGAACAAAAAGGCGGCCCCAGAAGAGGCGCAGACCCGCAGAGGGAGCAACGACTGGAATAAGAAGACGGCCCCAGAGGAGGCGCAGACCCGCAGAGGGAGCAACGACTGGAACAAAAAGGAGGCCCCAGAGGAGGCGCAGACCCGCAGAGGGAGCAACGACTGGAACAAGAAGACGGCCCCAGAGGAGGCGCAGACCCGCAGAGGGAGCAACGACTGGAACAAGAAGGGAGCCCCAGAGGAGGCGCAGACCCGCAGAGGGAGCAACGACTGGAACAAGAAGGCAGCCCCAGAGGAGGCGCAGACCCGCAGAGGGAGCAACGACTGGAACAAAAAGGCGGCCCCAGAGGAGGCGCAGACCCGCAGAGGGAGCAACGACTGGAACAAGAAGATGGCCCCAGAGGAGGCGCAGACCCGCAGAGGGAGCAACGACTGGAACAAGAAGGGAGCCCCAGAGGAGGCGCAGACCCGCAGAGGGAGCAACGACTGGAACAAGAAGGCGGCCCCAGAGGAGGCACAGCCCCCCTGGAGGAGGGAGGACTGGGCCAAAAAGGAGGCCCCAGAGGAGGTGCAGACCCGCAGAAGGAGCGATGACTGGATCAAAAAGGCCCCAGAGGAGGCGCAGACCCCCGGGAGGAGGGAGGACTGGATTAAGAAGTTGTCTCCAGAGGAGGCGCAGACCCGTAGAAGGAGCGACGACTGGATCAAGAAGGAGGCCTCAGAGGAGGCGCAGACCCCTGGGTGGAGGGAGGACTGGATTAAGAAGTTGTCCCCAGAGGAAGTGCAGACCCCCGGGAGGAGGGAGGACTGGATAAAGGAGCTGAAGTCGGTGCTCAAAGAGGAGGTACTTTCCccgaagaggagagaggagcaggtgaagaaaaagaagaagaaggtgGTGGTCATGGACGAAGTGCCCACGTTCATGCACCAGAGGATAGAGgtgaagaaagagaaggagacgcAGGGGGAGGAGAAGACGCCAAAGAAGTCTGTGATGCTGCAGAGCCCAACTCCTCATGGGGAAGACAGCGACAGTTCGGACCCCCAGGAGTATGAGATCTCCCTCTATGTCAAG GCTGGCAGTGATGGTGAGAGCATCGGGAACTGTCCATTCTCCCAGCGCCTCTTCATGATCCTGTGGCTGAAGGGAGTTATTTTCAACGTCACCACAGTCGACCTCAAAAG GAAACCGGCGGACCTGCAGGACCTGGCCCCGGGGACCAACCCTCCATTCGTCACATTTAACGGGGAGGTGAAGGTCGACGTCAACAAGATAGAAGAGTTCCTTGAGGAAAAACTCACGCCACCACG GTACCCCAAGTTGGCGACTAAACACCCAGAGTCAAACACCGCAGGTATAGATGTGTTCTCCAAGTTCTCTGCCTACATCAAGAACCCCCGCAAAGATACCAATGACG GCCTGGAGAAGGCCCTGTTGAAGTCTCTGAGGCGCCTGGATGAATTCCTGAGGACCCCCCTGCCGGAGGAGATCGATGCCAACAGCACAGAAGACCCTCAGGAGTCCACACGCTGCTTCCTGGATGGACCTGACCTCACACTGGCAGACTGCAACCTGCTGCCCAAACTACACATTATAAAG